From Providencia sp. R33, a single genomic window includes:
- a CDS encoding bile acid:sodium symporter family protein — protein sequence MNLLAKLKIDPFLLIMICVVVVASLFPCEGDIKTGFQYLTTAAIALLFFMHGAKLSRESIMAGIGHWRLHLLVFASTFILFPLIGLGLAVIVPAWMSPTVYMGFLYLCALPATVQSAIAFTSVAGGNIAAAVCSASASSILGVFLSPILVGLLMDADGSQAMDTLNAIGSILMQLMLPFVVGHLSRPLIANWINRHRKLVNMTDRSSILLVVYVAFSEAVVEGIWQKIDAYSLLMIVVVTCIILFVVIMVNTLAARLFGFSKEDEITIVFCGSKKSLANGVPMANVLFPAATVGVILLPLMIFHQVQLMVCAVLAQRYAKRLAK from the coding sequence ATGAACTTACTTGCAAAATTAAAGATTGACCCTTTTTTACTGATCATGATTTGTGTTGTGGTTGTAGCGAGCCTATTTCCCTGTGAAGGCGATATTAAAACAGGCTTCCAGTACCTCACTACTGCGGCCATAGCTTTACTGTTCTTTATGCATGGCGCTAAGTTATCACGTGAATCAATCATGGCAGGGATAGGGCACTGGCGCTTACATCTACTGGTATTTGCAAGTACCTTTATTTTGTTCCCCCTTATTGGTCTAGGTTTAGCCGTTATTGTGCCTGCATGGATGTCACCGACGGTTTATATGGGTTTCCTTTACTTGTGTGCATTACCTGCAACGGTTCAATCTGCTATAGCATTCACTTCAGTTGCAGGTGGAAATATCGCCGCGGCGGTTTGCAGCGCTTCTGCATCAAGCATTTTAGGTGTCTTCCTTTCACCTATCTTAGTCGGACTTTTGATGGATGCGGATGGCAGCCAAGCGATGGATACACTTAATGCCATTGGCTCCATTCTTATGCAGTTAATGTTACCTTTCGTTGTAGGGCATTTATCACGTCCATTAATTGCTAATTGGATTAATCGCCACCGTAAGTTAGTCAATATGACTGACCGATCTTCCATATTACTTGTCGTCTATGTGGCATTTAGTGAAGCAGTAGTAGAGGGAATTTGGCAGAAAATTGATGCATACTCGCTGCTGATGATTGTTGTCGTGACATGTATTATTTTATTTGTTGTCATAATGGTGAATACGTTAGCGGCGCGTTTGTTTGGCTTTAGCAAAGAAGATGAAATTACGATTGTTTTTTGCGGGTCTAAAAAGAGCCTAGCGAATGGTGTTCCGATGGCTAATGTGTTATTTCCGGCGGCAACGGTAGGGGTAATTTTGCTGCCACTGATGATTTTCCACCAAGTTCAGTTAATGGTGTGTGCGGTATTAGCACAGCGTTATGCAAAACGTTTAGCAAAGTAA
- the add gene encoding adenosine deaminase, with product MIKTNLPLTDLHRHLDGNIRPETILSLAKEHNIQLPATELEALRPHVQIIGQEADLVGFLTKLDWGVAVLADLYACRRVAFENVEDAFNAGIDYAELRFSPYYMAMKHQLPVEGVVEAIIDGVQAGCRQYDIKINLIGILSRTFGQKACTAELQGLLAHRNQLCALDLAGDELGFPGALFEEHFIKARDTGLNITVHAGEAAGAASIWHAIKELGAQRIGHGVKAIEDPALIEYLVQHQIGIESCLTSNIQTSTVASLAQHPLKTFLQHGVLASINTDDPAVQGIELRHEYEVAAPEAGLTPDQIEQAQRNGLTMAFLSDSEKADLTQKAANR from the coding sequence GTGATAAAAACAAATCTCCCTTTAACCGATTTACATCGCCACCTTGATGGTAATATCCGTCCAGAAACCATTCTTTCCTTAGCGAAAGAACACAATATTCAGTTACCTGCCACTGAACTTGAAGCACTACGCCCTCACGTACAAATTATAGGCCAAGAAGCCGACTTAGTTGGTTTCTTAACGAAATTGGATTGGGGTGTGGCTGTTCTTGCTGATTTATACGCATGCCGTCGCGTTGCGTTTGAAAACGTAGAAGATGCCTTCAATGCAGGTATTGATTATGCAGAATTACGCTTCTCACCTTATTACATGGCAATGAAACACCAGCTGCCCGTTGAAGGTGTGGTTGAAGCTATTATTGATGGTGTACAAGCAGGTTGCCGTCAATACGATATTAAAATTAATCTGATTGGTATTTTAAGCCGTACATTTGGGCAGAAAGCCTGTACTGCTGAGTTGCAAGGTTTACTTGCACATCGTAATCAGTTATGTGCTTTAGACCTTGCAGGTGATGAGTTAGGTTTCCCTGGTGCACTATTTGAAGAACATTTTATCAAAGCACGTGATACGGGTTTAAATATTACGGTGCATGCAGGTGAAGCAGCGGGTGCTGCCAGTATTTGGCATGCAATCAAAGAATTAGGCGCACAACGTATTGGCCACGGTGTAAAAGCCATTGAAGACCCTGCTCTGATTGAATATTTAGTGCAACACCAAATTGGTATTGAAAGCTGTTTAACGTCGAATATACAAACAAGTACAGTGGCTTCATTAGCACAGCACCCTCTCAAAACCTTTTTACAACACGGTGTATTAGCATCGATTAATACTGATGACCCTGCCGTTCAAGGTATTGAGCTGCGCCATGAATACGAAGTTGCAGCCCCGGAAGCTGGTTTAACACCTGACCAGATAGAACAAGCACAACGTAACGGCCTAACAATGGCGTTTTTATCTGACAGTGAGAAAGCTGATTTAACCCAAAAAGCAGCCAACCGTTAA
- a CDS encoding YdgA family protein, translated as MKKSLVAVGVIVALGAVWTGASWYTGSKVKDELDRVILKTNDFFAVNVPESGVNFKLENYKKGVFSSQADIVITSADSATPDESIVFKANIDHGPFPISQVAKFNLMPKLAATQVELANNATTKELFEATKGKPFIHGNAVIGYSKSIDTNLELIPVEYTKDDATVSFSGSKFDVSTTADLAAVDASLVTDSLVIGKKDKTESMTLKGLKLVSNVTKSQYGFYTGKQEFVIADTDFNIPDTKFSFKDFKISSDTSITGEDVKGNISYSIGDLKALEQNLGSGALTVAIEKLDAKALGKFVEQYNEALAQGLASGDPTEATERLAMEMMSTTLPELMKSKPVFSVSPFYWKNEAGQSSVDLNITFNKWNQDEITALAMSNKVDEAIKQLISSFDFNLKLNKPMLIESMTQTMIIDQGTPVDADTKKEMKGMVTSEFEGVQQMLTSDMFSSPFEEMFMTDEERAEKAKQKKSPWMIDSENDLTMTIKFAGNDLTFNNDKYTLAEFLTKMKVMSNSEDDTLEYEAEPAPGAEVAPELAPAPQEAPAN; from the coding sequence ATGAAAAAGTCATTAGTCGCGGTTGGTGTTATCGTTGCTCTGGGCGCTGTGTGGACCGGTGCATCATGGTATACAGGCTCTAAAGTTAAAGATGAACTTGATAGAGTCATCCTGAAAACCAACGATTTTTTTGCTGTAAATGTACCTGAGTCAGGTGTGAACTTTAAATTAGAAAACTACAAAAAAGGGGTTTTCTCTTCACAAGCAGATATCGTAATTACCTCTGCGGACTCTGCAACACCTGATGAGTCAATCGTATTTAAAGCGAACATCGATCATGGTCCATTCCCTATTTCACAGGTTGCTAAGTTTAATCTAATGCCTAAATTAGCAGCGACCCAAGTTGAATTAGCGAACAATGCGACAACTAAAGAATTATTTGAAGCAACCAAAGGTAAGCCATTTATTCATGGTAATGCCGTTATTGGTTACAGCAAAAGCATTGATACTAATTTAGAGTTAATCCCTGTTGAATACACAAAAGATGACGCAACGGTTTCTTTCAGTGGCTCTAAATTTGATGTTTCCACAACCGCTGATCTTGCAGCAGTTGATGCTTCTTTAGTTACTGACAGTTTAGTTATCGGTAAAAAAGATAAAACTGAGTCCATGACATTAAAAGGCTTAAAATTAGTCTCTAATGTGACCAAATCTCAATACGGTTTCTATACAGGTAAACAAGAGTTTGTTATTGCAGATACTGACTTTAACATCCCTGATACTAAATTCTCATTTAAAGATTTCAAAATCTCAAGTGATACCTCTATTACTGGTGAAGATGTTAAAGGGAATATCTCTTACAGCATCGGTGACTTAAAAGCATTAGAACAAAACTTAGGTTCAGGCGCATTAACAGTTGCGATTGAAAAATTAGATGCAAAAGCATTAGGCAAATTTGTTGAGCAGTACAATGAAGCATTAGCTCAAGGCTTAGCAAGTGGCGATCCAACAGAAGCAACTGAACGTTTAGCAATGGAAATGATGTCTACAACATTACCTGAGCTGATGAAAAGCAAGCCAGTTTTCTCTGTTAGCCCGTTCTACTGGAAAAACGAAGCTGGCCAAAGTTCTGTTGACTTAAACATCACGTTTAATAAATGGAACCAAGATGAAATCACCGCGTTAGCGATGTCTAACAAAGTTGATGAAGCAATTAAACAACTGATTTCTTCTTTTGATTTCAACCTGAAACTGAACAAACCAATGTTGATTGAATCCATGACTCAAACCATGATCATCGACCAAGGCACACCAGTTGATGCTGATACGAAGAAAGAAATGAAAGGTATGGTTACATCTGAATTTGAAGGTGTTCAGCAAATGTTAACTTCTGACATGTTCTCTTCCCCATTTGAAGAAATGTTCATGACAGACGAAGAACGTGCTGAAAAAGCAAAACAGAAAAAATCACCGTGGATGATTGATAGCGAAAATGACTTAACAATGACTATCAAATTTGCAGGTAATGACCTGACATTCAACAACGATAAATACACCTTAGCTGAATTCCTGACTAAGATGAAAGTGATGTCTAACTCTGAAGATGACACTTTAGAGTATGAAGCAGAGCCAGCACCTGGCGCTGAAGTAGCACCTGAATTAGCCCCTGCTCCGCAAGAAGCGCCAGCGAACTAA
- the manA gene encoding mannose-6-phosphate isomerase has product MLKMINKVQNYAWGSKTALTQLYGITNPDNLPMAELWMGAHPKASSDVIDSQNSQITPLNTLIDSNPELYLGKKVAQTYHRLPYLFKVLCAAQPLSVQVHPNKKYAEVGFAKENAAGIPLDSPIRNYKDDNHKPELIYALTPFKAMNAFRPLDEIATLLDFVSAAHPDIQLFVQSPTEEKLARLFAQILNLAGEQKELALGVLKAALNSRQGEPWDSIKQMVSLYPEDNGLFTPLLLNIIELQPGEAMFLYARTPHAYLEGVGLEVMANSDNVLRAGLTNKHIDIPELIANIDFKPTAAHNLLNVPEKSGNIWKYHIPVEDFSFNIYSINHSGITLTNDTASILFCIEGELVLNSGDKEISIDSGESVFLPAYEESVTIKGNGKLARVFNL; this is encoded by the coding sequence ATGCTAAAAATGATAAACAAAGTCCAAAATTATGCTTGGGGTAGTAAAACAGCCCTAACACAGCTGTATGGAATAACAAATCCAGATAATTTGCCAATGGCTGAGCTTTGGATGGGAGCCCACCCTAAAGCTAGCTCCGACGTTATCGATAGCCAAAATAGTCAAATTACACCGCTAAATACATTGATTGATAGTAATCCTGAACTGTATTTAGGAAAAAAGGTTGCGCAGACATACCACCGCTTGCCTTATCTTTTCAAAGTACTTTGTGCGGCTCAACCACTGTCCGTTCAAGTTCATCCCAATAAAAAATATGCTGAAGTTGGCTTTGCCAAAGAGAATGCTGCGGGCATACCTCTCGATTCACCGATTCGTAACTACAAAGACGATAACCATAAACCTGAACTAATCTATGCATTAACACCGTTTAAAGCCATGAATGCGTTTCGTCCTTTGGATGAAATTGCGACTTTACTTGATTTTGTTTCTGCCGCTCATCCCGATATTCAGTTATTTGTACAGTCACCAACTGAAGAAAAACTTGCGCGATTATTTGCACAAATTCTTAATCTGGCAGGGGAACAAAAAGAGTTAGCGTTAGGTGTATTAAAAGCAGCGTTAAATAGCCGCCAAGGCGAGCCTTGGGATTCAATTAAACAAATGGTCAGCCTCTACCCAGAAGATAATGGCCTATTCACCCCACTTCTTTTAAATATCATTGAACTACAACCCGGCGAAGCCATGTTTTTGTACGCAAGAACACCACATGCCTATTTAGAAGGTGTCGGTTTAGAGGTAATGGCTAATTCGGATAATGTGTTACGCGCAGGCCTCACAAATAAACATATCGATATCCCTGAATTAATTGCCAATATCGATTTTAAGCCTACAGCTGCTCATAATTTGTTAAATGTGCCCGAAAAATCTGGAAATATCTGGAAATATCATATTCCAGTAGAAGATTTTTCATTTAATATATATTCTATTAACCACTCGGGGATTACCCTAACTAACGATACAGCCTCAATTTTATTCTGTATTGAAGGTGAGTTAGTTTTAAACTCAGGTGACAAAGAAATTAGCATTGATTCTGGTGAGTCTGTTTTTCTGCCTGCGTATGAGGAAAGTGTTACTATTAAAGGTAATGGTAAACTAGCCCGAGTATTTAATCTTTAG
- the fumC gene encoding class II fumarate hydratase: MAATRIEKDSMGPIEVPADQLWGAQTQRSLEHFRISVEKMPVALIHALAITKKAAASVNMDLGLLVKERGDAILAAADEVLAGKHPTEFPLAIWQTGSGTQSNMNMNEVLANRGSEILGGQRGNDRLIHPNDDVNKSQSSNDVFPTAMHVAAVVAIREHLLPELKILHKTLDAKAKEFKDIVKIGRTHLQDATPLTLGQEISGWAAMLAHSEKHIENAVPHVCELALGGTAVGTGLNTHPEYAVRVAKKIAELTGQPFITAPNKFEALATCDSLVHAHGALKGLAASLMKIANDVRWLASGPRCGIGEISIPENEPGSSIMPGKVNPTQCEALTMLCAQVMGNDVAVNIGGASGNFELNVFRPMLIDNFLQSVRLLADGMRSFNEHCAVGIEPNRERIEKLLHESLMLVTALNTHIGYDKAAEIAKKAHKEGLTLKESALKLNYLTEEQFNDWVRPEDMVGSMKS, translated from the coding sequence ATGGCAGCCACTCGCATTGAAAAAGACTCAATGGGGCCTATCGAAGTACCTGCTGACCAATTGTGGGGCGCGCAAACGCAGCGTTCTTTAGAACATTTCCGTATATCTGTAGAAAAAATGCCTGTTGCACTTATCCACGCGCTTGCGATTACTAAAAAAGCGGCAGCAAGTGTGAATATGGATTTAGGGTTACTCGTAAAAGAACGTGGCGATGCAATTCTTGCAGCCGCTGACGAAGTCTTAGCGGGTAAACACCCAACAGAATTTCCGTTAGCGATTTGGCAAACGGGTTCTGGTACACAAAGTAACATGAACATGAATGAAGTGTTAGCAAATCGTGGAAGTGAAATTTTAGGTGGTCAAAGAGGTAATGACCGTCTGATCCACCCAAACGATGACGTTAACAAAAGTCAAAGTTCAAATGATGTCTTCCCAACTGCGATGCACGTAGCTGCTGTTGTAGCAATTCGTGAACATCTGCTCCCAGAACTGAAAATTTTGCATAAAACTTTAGATGCAAAAGCAAAAGAATTCAAAGACATTGTTAAAATTGGTCGTACCCACCTACAAGATGCAACACCGCTGACTTTAGGCCAAGAAATTTCTGGCTGGGCGGCGATGTTAGCCCATAGCGAGAAGCACATTGAGAACGCTGTTCCTCATGTTTGTGAATTAGCATTAGGTGGTACCGCAGTAGGTACGGGGCTGAATACTCACCCTGAGTATGCCGTTCGTGTTGCGAAAAAAATCGCAGAATTAACAGGGCAGCCATTCATCACAGCTCCGAATAAATTCGAAGCACTAGCAACGTGCGATAGCTTAGTCCATGCTCATGGCGCATTAAAAGGCTTAGCTGCATCATTAATGAAAATCGCTAATGATGTTAGATGGTTAGCATCGGGCCCTCGTTGTGGTATTGGTGAAATTTCAATTCCAGAAAACGAACCAGGTAGTTCAATCATGCCAGGTAAAGTTAACCCAACACAATGTGAAGCATTAACCATGCTGTGTGCACAAGTTATGGGTAACGATGTAGCTGTAAACATCGGTGGTGCTTCGGGTAACTTTGAATTAAACGTTTTTCGTCCAATGTTAATTGATAACTTCCTGCAATCGGTTCGTTTATTAGCAGATGGTATGCGCAGCTTTAACGAACACTGTGCGGTAGGTATCGAGCCAAACCGTGAGCGTATTGAAAAATTACTGCATGAATCATTAATGCTAGTGACCGCATTAAATACGCACATTGGTTATGATAAAGCTGCTGAAATTGCGAAAAAAGCGCATAAAGAAGGCCTAACACTTAAAGAGTCTGCATTAAAGCTGAACTATTTAACGGAAGAACAGTTTAATGACTGGGTTCGTCCAGAGGACATGGTTGGCAGTATGAAATCTTAA
- the tus gene encoding DNA replication terminus site-binding protein, with protein sequence MNKKQILIESFNLLELQIKQLSRLLSEQKHYIAHVFTLPDTAKGDENNEISEIIVDKVSGTKAIEETITLLNLLFIHHKSDELSNKTAIRLPGVVCIQTNSQGYQQFHQLITEINQLKSTVKNIVTQVEETQRFDFIRESLHGLLTLNTYRTLTDLVDIDTLGFGWANKKVINKITKEALLDKLQYSLESGRCPAHLTREHWQLQLKTEIQLIASLPHDAVLKTQRPVKVQPIARVWDKAQQKQTQFACATPLLVFAVEKTLAEIKIGELPDYHADNIALRNRPRAKPVELLLPRLNLYIER encoded by the coding sequence ATGAATAAAAAACAGATATTAATCGAATCATTTAACTTATTAGAATTACAGATTAAGCAGCTTTCACGCTTACTCTCCGAACAAAAACACTATATTGCTCATGTGTTTACCTTACCGGATACGGCCAAAGGTGATGAAAATAATGAAATAAGCGAAATTATTGTTGATAAAGTTTCTGGCACAAAAGCCATTGAAGAAACAATCACCCTACTCAATTTGTTATTTATTCACCACAAGTCAGATGAGTTAAGCAATAAAACAGCAATTCGCTTACCTGGCGTTGTGTGCATCCAAACAAATAGTCAAGGCTACCAACAGTTTCATCAGTTAATTACCGAAATTAATCAATTAAAAAGTACAGTTAAAAATATTGTAACCCAAGTTGAAGAAACTCAGCGCTTTGATTTTATTCGCGAAAGTTTGCATGGCCTACTCACGCTTAATACTTATCGCACGCTTACTGATTTAGTTGATATAGACACTTTGGGCTTTGGCTGGGCGAATAAAAAGGTGATCAATAAAATCACCAAAGAGGCATTGCTCGATAAATTACAATACAGTTTAGAAAGTGGCCGTTGCCCTGCTCATCTAACGCGAGAGCATTGGCAATTGCAGTTAAAAACAGAAATACAATTGATTGCGTCCCTTCCACATGATGCCGTTTTAAAAACACAGCGTCCTGTAAAAGTTCAACCAATTGCTCGTGTTTGGGATAAGGCACAACAAAAACAGACTCAATTTGCCTGTGCAACACCATTATTGGTCTTTGCTGTAGAAAAAACATTGGCGGAAATTAAAATTGGAGAGTTGCCTGACTACCATGCAGATAATATCGCTTTGCGTAATCGCCCCCGAGCAAAACCTGTTGAGTTATTGCTCCCTAGACTAAATCTTTATATTGAGCGATAA
- a CDS encoding lytic polysaccharide monooxygenase — MKQLLLAPILFCCSFLVWSHGYVEFPESRAYYCQKGQNTNCGPVQYEPQSLEAPKGFPQGGPADGKLASAGIARFGQLDEQSANRWKRSKLEYVQIDFRWKITAKHKTTKWEYFITKRGWNPNAPLTRSQFESTPFCKVDQIGPVNDQESHSCSLPPLNHGQHIVLAVWTIADTPNAFYQVIDLNIIYTPVG; from the coding sequence ATGAAACAGTTGTTACTTGCCCCAATTCTTTTCTGTTGTAGCTTTCTAGTTTGGTCACATGGATATGTCGAATTTCCAGAAAGCCGAGCGTATTATTGCCAAAAGGGCCAAAATACTAATTGTGGCCCTGTTCAATATGAACCCCAATCCCTTGAAGCCCCTAAAGGCTTTCCTCAGGGAGGGCCTGCTGATGGTAAGCTAGCAAGTGCTGGAATTGCCCGTTTTGGCCAATTGGATGAACAATCTGCAAATCGTTGGAAACGTTCTAAATTAGAATATGTCCAGATTGATTTTAGATGGAAAATAACAGCAAAACACAAAACCACAAAATGGGAGTATTTTATTACAAAGAGAGGTTGGAACCCAAATGCCCCCCTAACGCGTAGCCAGTTTGAATCAACACCTTTTTGTAAAGTTGACCAAATAGGCCCAGTGAATGATCAGGAAAGTCATAGTTGTAGCTTACCCCCTTTAAATCATGGGCAACATATTGTTTTAGCAGTTTGGACAATAGCAGATACGCCAAATGCATTCTATCAAGTGATTGATTTAAATATAATTTACACACCTGTTGGTTAG